The window AAACATTTAAGCAAAGAACTACTAACTAGATGTGAATTTTTCTGTAGATATTGTGTCCCAACAACTAATAATACTGAATTTAAAGGTGCCTGGTGACCTCTTGACCTTTCTTTTACCACCATCATCAGGCCAAAATATCAATTTCTATGCAGAAATTTACTGGGTAGCTTTCATTCTTACTTTCCGGAAGAGAAACATGCGCAATTCATGACACTCTGATTTCTTTTTGTGCCACCCAgaagtcaaaatgtcaacacTGTACATAAGAAATCTCATAACCTGGTAAAAAcaaattgtcatgaaatttactGAGTGCACATTGCCTGTAGGATAAACAACAGGCAACTGTATCCCTCTGACTGACACTTTAAAAGCTCGACCAGAAAGAATTTTTATACCGCCAGAACAAATTGgccttgggaaaaaaaaaagaggcttcgGCGCTTTTATAACCCCTTTCACCGTAGAGGTATGGTGCTCTTGAAATGCATTTCCTACTGATTGGAAAATGCTGGAAACTGGAGACACAAAACACTTACTCATCTGAGTCCTTTTTGCTCTCCTCAATGTAGGCGATGGACTCTGAACGAAGCCGGTTGGTGACCTCATAGGTGCGCAGGGTGACACCAAAGATGTCCTCATGGTAGCGATTCTCATCCTGATAACGGCAGGATGGTGAGAGttaaaaagagaaggagagaagggagagaatATATGTGAGATGGATCTTGTctaacagtgaatgaaacagaaacaaatcaaGGACTCTTAGTTCACAGCAGAGGTCTTACTAGAAGGTCTTTAGAAACTTCTAATTACGCTGCTAATAGACCACTCTTCTCTGTATCTTTCAACTGTCTTTAGAGCTTCCCTTCTTAGGCTCATTCCTCTGTTCAAACCCTGTATATGCTGCAACTAATATCATCACATGATATGCaggattaaaaatgtattttcattttttgtcatattaatTTTCTTTGTGTACTGCTGCATGCTGAGATTTTGCATTGTGACGTCTTAGATATACTGACAGTCCATGTCTGCAGTCGTCAGATTTTACAGATTCActgaacagtttttaaaaacatccatCCAGTCCATTTGTACACTACAAAGGTAAGTGTGTTAATAGTGTGCTTGGTGTcgtgtttcattattttttagcCTTTTACCATTGAGTTCACGGATGAAAATAAGCCAGTGGGCGgtgtttttttaacctttattactgtatttcagGAAACGCTGACTCAACATGCCTtctgtttttcaacagcttcATGCTCAGCACTCAGTTAGACACATGCATGTGAAGAAGCTGCTCAGTAGAACCGAAGTCTTCTGCTGTTGGTCGCTGAAGAGCTTTACATGTTCAGCTAGGGTTGACTGTATCTCTCAAGGGCAACACCATTTTCACAACTCATCTAGGGCTCAAACAAGTGACTTTCACTTCCCTGACACTACCGTCACTCCAAGCTGTTCAGTGGGGTTTAGAGGAACATAATGGTGACAATCTTGGACAGTGAATTACACTGCTTGCTCCTCTCCCTTACCCGAAGCTTGCTGATGAAGAAGCCAGCATCCTCCAGGCTCATGTTGCCCTGCTGCTTGATAATTTGCTGGACAGTCTTGAGAACATCTCCGGCCATTGTAACATCCCCACACACGTAGATGtgtcctccctcctctctcaggCACTGGTACACCGTCTCTGACAGCTGCTCACGCAGTACATCCTGTACATATTTCTAGAAGAAAGGCACGGGAAGAATGATGAGGATGTGCATGAAGAAGTCAAATGTGCgaaaaggaaacaatgtggGAAAGGAgattattgataataaaatgaagtAGAATCTGCAAACTGCAGGCTTAAAATCTGTTGTGCCAAAGGACTAAATAAAAATCAAGAAtggaaaattatattttctacaTTCTGTTCTTTATAGACTAAGTTATTAAGCATCATTGCAAAGGTAATGCAATCAATCATAATATAAGAATCATTCAGAACAGCAAACGAAGCAGAGACATAAATGTTACGAgactataaaacagaaaatgtaagacatacagtattacctacaaaaaactacagtataaagTCCTCACATCAGTTGGAGTGAGTGTACATTTCAGAATATAACCACAGCAGTTTTTATTCAGCCCTTTCTGTGctgtaatttcatttcaaaccCACACAGCAGTCCAAAGAGAGTTGTGACAAGCTGAGTCATCCAGAGTTATGAACGGTTTAGTTTGCTTGTACCTTTGGTTTGCCGGGTTCTCGGGAATAGGCCGTGTAGAGCTCCTTGAACACTTGTTTGTTCTTGGCCTGGATGGTCTCCTCCTTGTAGATGTGGTCCATCTCAGACTGCCGACAGCCAAACACCAGGATCATGGGCCATGACTCGATCCCTGAAGGAGACAGGCAGAGTTATTTTACAGATGTAGAAGTCGTGGGCTGCTGTTTTGTCTATTGAAtagactgcatttatatagcgcttttacccattcacacacacattcatacactgatagcaggggctgccatgcaaggcgccaacctgctcatcagaaGCAATAcagcactcttttttttttttatcaaaagcGCATTACaatgtttctaatgctcacacacacacactcgtacacCAGATTTATTATCTAAATTTATTATCCAAATCTGACATGGATTAGATCCAAATTCCATCATTACTGAGAAAAGCATATGACAGCAATTTAAGTGAGGATAAGTGCATCAGCTTGTCCTAGATCTTCTGATGATCAGCAAATTGAGGATTCTGTCTGCAGGTTCATGTGCAGCAGTGAAAATTCACTGCAAAGCCCAAACCTtgtaataaaaaacacataccAACCTTTGTGTTCAAGGTCATATAGTCTCTTTTGCCAGAAGCTTCTGAACGGGGCGATACCTGTACCTGGACCCACCAGGATACAAGGTGCATGGTGGTCTTTGGGAAGCTGGAATGATGGTGCACTAAAACAAtgcaatagaaaataaatcaagaagtataaatgaagtaaaataataTCCTACAATTAATCATTTGCATGACACAGCAGAGATTCATCTCCTACAAAATTCCTTGGAGAAACATTGTGATATTCACCTTCGGACAAAACATGGCACCATCTCCCCCTTCTCTATCCTGTTGAGCCACGATGAACACACTCCATGGTGGATAGGTCCCTCTCCATCTGAAAGGGGTGATTACCAAGCAAGCACTTtacctttttctctcctctcctcctcctcccactctctttaagtgcaaaaacaaacaggagacGAGTGGCTCTAACATGTTTTCCAATTCTAAGGccatttccctctctctctctgtaaagaAAAATTACTGTAATTCGACTGTTGCTTATATAGAATCATAGTAATATATTTGCTCAAGTACGCATTACACATGTGAGAGAGAAGAGGTAGTGCGAGGCATTTGGTAATGCTTGCTAAATACTTGACAAGGTGGGAGTATGTATGCTAATTGCGAAGGCGGAGATATAAGAGCGTACTACACATGTACGCACTAACACTAAAACCTGAATTGCTACTGCGTTTTATATACTGTCACTTAGATATGCTTGCAATATTTCCtctcatttgtgtttgtatccatATCTCTAAATAGAATCAGTTGAGAGACACAGAGTCTTCCTGAGGTGTTTCTAAATCTATGTTTCTTGTAATTACAGTCGTGGTCCAGCTGCCTTGTGAAGCAGACTGGCTTTCCAAGATAACTTCCAATCAATTTTCTTTGAGCCATCGGAGGCTTTTCAGAGACGCTGAGTCATTTGACTTCTCGAGTCTTTGCAGCAACCTTGAAAGAGCTGCAGCACAGTGCCTTTCATCCATAACATGCATTGaactaaaagaaaatatatacacagtatttgtacttttttgaGGACTAACTTATGATCCAAATACATTTCATTAGAAACCTCTGGATGTGGTTGAgtttatttagcattttttattgaaatgtcaAGAAAATAGCTATTTAAACCAAACAGAATTGCCAGAATAAGCCTAATGGGAGCACTTAAGGTTTTTTCTTCCAGATAGCAGAGAAGATTGTGATATTGTAGTTACACCTAAACTCCCTGTAAATCCTTAAAGAGATACTAGCTCTTGCTCAGTGTGGCTGGAGCAGTTCTTGAACTGAAAAAGATCACCAAATGAGCAGGTCCTTACCTCTGGCACGGTAAGAGACCACAGCCACGGTGAGGTGGATCTCTCCTGGGTACAGCTCTGGGGAGGAGCTGATGGAGTAGTAACGAGGCTGCAGCAGGGGCAGCTGGGTGAGCAGCAGAGTGGAGGGCATCTGGATTGAGGGGAATTCCTCCAGCACCTCCACCATCGTGGGATTATTGTACCACTTCCACTCCTCATACTCCTGCAAGCCCTAGAAGGTCGGAGAGGAATGTTTAGGATAAATGTACAGGTGGatgtttgttggatttaaatTTTGACTTGGGAAGTTGTAGGATTGTTGCTGTGCTAATAGAGAAATGGAAGTAACTGCCACaataacagaagaaaatagTGGATGGTTTCCTTTTTTAGATCTGTAAACAATTCTGACTCGAGAGCAGGAGGTAGCCACAAGCGGAGCCATTCGCCATTCACTGCCCAACTGTTTTAGTGTGTCATCACTGACATTTGGATGTGATTAATTTAGAGCACTGCCaccatgctaaaaaaaaaaactttgatatGTTCCCAACTTTTGCTTTGTTCTCAAGCTGCTAATGAGCGACACTGTGCCCATTAAGGAACCTAGTGTGGTCTCCTTTCTGAGCCTGAGGCACTGTTTGAAGCCCCTCATGTACAATTAGCAAAATTTTAACAGCAAGAGCACTTTGGCCTACGGTTGTTTGACCTTGATATACAGATGGGGTTGTGGGACTTTTTAAAGACATGTATCATTAGTTTGCTTGAGATATTGTTAATAAATACACGTTTGTAATACcgtcatttttgtttaatcagtTTCTTCTTTCATGCTTTTGAAAACAGAATgcattaaagaaacaaacatgacaGCTTGACTGGTCTCTAATGCTTTTCATGagaatcttaaaaaaaaagggatttgaAAAGTCTGAGAAACCCGGCTTTAGCACTAAAAGGAGCTTCAGATTTggttcatataaaaataaaaattgatccAGTACTGCAGTGCTGATTCTACAGTAACGTTTCCTTTTCTGAATTCAGAAGGCTTCCATCTTTTTCCTCTTGCTTCAGTGACAATGATTCGATGTATAAGCATATGAGTCACTGCTTGGCCTCAGCCAGCCTTTTCCACACATTGACAAAAATGGAGAGTGAATTGTGGGAGGCACTGCAAGGGGGAATGGCTCTGGGTTAGAGCGATCAACGGCTTTAATTTGGCGCCAGTTTACTCCTACTGTACGTATTTCCATCAGTGCAAAGTGCATCAGCTGGGCTTTCAGACAGAGAAAACTATCCACCGTATTTTGATTAAAGATGAATGTGTATGTTACTGTTATGCCCTAAACACAATGTGACTTTTTATAGAACTGTGCTATGAACAGTGTCctaataaaaagtgaaaaaaaatgtctacatACGTTTGGctctcaaaagaaaaaaaagagagtatATTTTTGGACATAGCCCACGCACATCAAGCCGCAAATCTCTTATGCATCTGGTCACGGACCATGCTAAGCgctcagtgcagcagcagctcaatAATTCTAAAGGTCAGAGTTAATGGTAATGCCGAAGTGAATTTACCTTACTGAGGATCTCtagtttctttttgtgtttgtcattggTTGCCAGAGCAGCAAACTGCTGCAGTAGCACAGGGCTCGGTGGGGTGGTGATGTCCAGGAAGTACTGGAAGATCTGGAAGATGGTGCAGGGAGGGATACGAGTCTCATCTGTCCAGTTACTGATGACACCTGCAGTAAAGAGGAAGGTCAAAGCTCCattaatctatttttaaaaattaacaatggatcaactGACTATGTGGAACTTCAAAGAAATTGCAGATAAAGCTtacagataattatcacctgactctgcagttcccctcagctcaaAGGAGTGTTTAAGCATCTTTTAGCtaatttttgggtttttttttatcaacccTGGTTTCTGACGCCACTGGAGCAGCAAAATACTTCAAACCTTTTAACTTCTTCTTGTAcctgttttaattgattttgttgttactccatttattaattgtatttatatgtttgttttattgattgtcATCTTTCTTGCTCGACGTCATTGTAAATGAGAGCTTTGCCCTCAATGATTTTCCAgtttaaataaagagaaataaagagaaataattcTACTGTATGTGACCTACCCAGCAACATATGGCAGACAGATAAAGCTAgtgaccagctggtgaacatagtggaacacTGTTTTGTcaggaaaaccaaaacaaaaggtcaaaggtcagtataAAAGAGCagaatatgaaaacataaaagattATCCATGTAGATGATCTGGTATGATAGCAGGAGAAAGCATTTTCCAGAGGTAGGCACGGAGTTTAATAAGCCATTATCCAGTATGTCATGGTAAATTTTGACTGAGCACACATACTGTGTTTAAGAAACAACTTCCACAGTGGAAAATCACACTCAAGTCATCCAGTGTCACCATTACTGTTTGCCAATATGTGGCTTCACTGAACAATTTCTGGGCAAAGACACCTCGCTAAAGTGTTACTTCATGGTTGCTGAGGCAAGAGAGACTGTTTCTAATTCATGTTTTGATTCTGACATCCTGCCCAGACTTCAGCCTGCAAAGCTCCTGATCATACGCCTACTGTATTCGTAAAGTAGCTGTGACGTCGCTAATTGCATCACCCACCCAGGGCAGTGTTCCTCTCCTCCAGGAACTCCACTTTAAcaatttgattgacaggtggagCATCCTCCAGTTTATCTATGAGAGCTGTCACCAGGTCCTCGTGGTTGCCAGGGAAGATGCCCAGATGGTCGCCAGGCTGGTAGCTCAGGCTGTCGTGGTTGTTTGTGTGGAGCCGCACAAATATGGTGGAGCgactgtaaaataaatcagaGATTTAGGGAACAATGCTGCACCATTTTCAGCCTGTTCCAGTTAGTTCACACAGTAAATAGAGTGAAGGAgttgtgatcattttaatattatctCACAagtaaaccaaaacagaaaaatgtgtgacACAATTTTTGCGGGAAAGTGTTTCGTGTGTCAGTGCATACTTACTTGGATTTGGGACTTTGTAAGTTTTGAGATTCTAGCATCTTTGCTCCATAAACCCTCTTCTTGTGAATGCTATATAATGCTGTTGGCAGACACATACAAAATTACTTTACATGCATATCATAAATAGATTTACATTATTTGGGGAGTGGTCTGAAATAGTAGTTTCAGTCTGACATTTTTGGGGAAATAAGCTAATTCGCTTTCTTTTGGAGAATTAGATGAAAAGATCGATGCCAGTCGCTAGTgacaggagacaggaggaaacaTCGGATGGTTTCGCAGTTTTAGGGGGAGTTACAAGGTGTAACTATTTCTTGTGTACAACATCCAGGTAAAATGACTTCCCAGAGTCTTGTTAtcacagtgaggttgccaggcaaccagaaGAGACGCTACATAGAAGCACTGAGCAGATGGATGCGGTTCCCTCTAAAAccacagtttgttgtttttacatttttgtttgtgtgtgtttgtatgaatgaaacaaaacaagatacaTCATCTGAACTAGTGAGCTTCAGAAGTGCTGGTAgacagattttttaattttgaacaGAGCTAGCTGTTtgcctctgcttccagtcttcatgctacGCTAAGCTAATCCTCTCCCATCCATCTCCCATTTCCTAAATTATTAACTATtgtgtatcttttttttaaattagttcaTTCCATATACTGTAACTAATAGAAAAATGAAGTCAAAACTGCTTTTAAAACCTGTCTTGCATCTCTCACGAGATCACTGTCCTATGCAGTGATCAGTGCTTTTGACTGttaaaaacaatttgtttttatagatgAAAAATACAGACAACAACACATATGTTAGATGTATGAAAGTCCAGAACTAACTCAACTATTCAACCGAAATAATTCAGCCCAGCAGTGGGGTTTGTTCCTCCGCTCTCTATGAATTGTTGTGCTTGATTCCACATACTTTTAGAGACCCTTTTTTCTGTTTCGATCACGAATTGTACCTTTCATGTGTGTTATAATTTATCACATTGATTTATGCACATCAGGTAACGGAGACATTTGTCCATTTCAGACCCTGTACAACTGTTAGAACGGAGCAGCAGGTGAAGTGATGGATGAGtcactcatcatcatcaataactTTACAATCCCTCTGCTGCTATATTAGCACTTATCGCCTCCTTAATACCAAGAGACCATTGATAGTTTGTTGCTCAGTTTCTACAGGATCATTGTTTACCTTCTGTGAGGGCCGGGGCCTCAGCCGTGTATGTCAAGCGGAACTTGCTCTTTTTCCAGCTGCGGTCATTGCTGATCAAGGAGTCGTTGGCCTTCTCAATGTTCACATCATCGCCAACGCAGAACACATCACAGGCAGCCTTGACATGTAACAACACAGCCATGGGAAAGATCACAACCATTATTCAAAACCTCCCTTCACAACTACAACAGCAGTTGAGCATTGGACAGGAATAACTAAGGATCTGAGAAAGGACCCTATATACTCTAAGTAGGATTGCCTCCACCATCTTAAGGTCACATGTAGAAAAACGCCTTTTTACCTTGACTGTTGGGAATGTTTCAAAGGGGTAAGATGGTTTTCTGATTTAATTCATGTTGTTGTGGTTTCACATCGAAGAAGAGACCAAACACTTGATGACATTCACAGCACACCATACCATTATGACcaacaaaatgaattaaaaccgAGCTCAAAGAAACCGACCTTAAAAACCTTCTTGGCCCAAGTTCTGAAGGACTCCTCCTGGCCACACAGCTCATCTCCTTCTCCCATGCGTAGGATGCGCTCCCCCCCCAGCTCTTCAAAAAGCGTGTCCACAGCGTGGGCAAAGGCGCAGAAGTGTGGGTAGGCCCTGGAGCCAAGGCCAAACACTGAGAACCTAAACAGAGACACgcatttgagagagagagacagagatagaaagGCAGGTAGTgttaaaaaagataaacataaacatacacattcacagacCACAGTCACCAAAACCCACATCAGAACCTTGGCCTTTCCTCCCTCTCAAAAAGCTCcaaacattcaaaaacagtCGACGGGTTTTACGAATACTTTTAGATAGGTGTAAACATGAAATAGATCACTTTTCTAAGAGCAGACAAGTCATCCTTCCACTGTTTCGCTGTGAAGCAGTCAACCCACATCAGGTTTAAGTATGAGCAAAATCTCTgtgctctcttcttcttcaacAGATCAACAAACTGTCCACTGCAGTAAGATTTGTCATCCCAACTGAGTTTTATAAGCATTTGATTCCACTTTCCTACAGTGGAGGTACTGAGagaagattaaaaagaaaatagtatGATGATAGCATGATATAAGGCTTGTGAAAGGATCAATAAAAGTTGACATCTATTGCATTTTAAATCGTGTTTTTGTAAGAAATAAGATCAGGAAAGACTACTTGGGAAATGTTTACAGTCCTTAATCAGTGATGATAGTTATGCAGGTAAAGTTACTTATAAAACGTGTTACCTTACTTTGCCATCCACCTTTTTTGTACTAGTTGCAAAAACTTACTCTACAACTGCAGACTTGTGTAATTACTTTGGTTGCCCACGTACGAAGCTGTTGAAATATGGCTTGAGCTGCCAAGTGTTTTGTCGATAACTGCTTCCAAATGCAAGGCAAGGCTGCGGCTCTGTTTTTCGAAACAATCACATTTATATCAAGCAAACTTTATAGGTGGGCAGACAATATATAAGAAACTCAAAGACCACAAAAAAAGGAATCTGAGAATCTACATGACTTACATTTGAGTACTCGAATTATTATTGTACCCCATCTGTACTCTCCTATGTCTATATATCCATTTTTATGATTCATTATCCAATACTTCATCACTAAAATTATATGTGACTGACTGGTGAGATGTTTTTGTCCCAGTAGACattgatttttgtgattttcaaattaaaagacaTATGACAGATATCTTGGTTAAAACTTAATTTGGAATGTTTTTCAGACATTAAGATGACATATAACCATTATTTCAGTAGCATTACTGTAAACTTTGACTCAATGTAAAGCAGGTCCTACATGTTGAttttgttgacatgttgacatcTAGACCTCTTCTAACTTGCAAATCCCCCGATCATTGCTTAATGAGATACTTTTTGGGCATTGttagacaaacaaacataatcTCAGAATCTCCTCTTCTGACTATTTGATTTGATCTGGTTTGGTTTTGTGTACCTGACATTGGCGAGAGGTCCGGTGCTCTCAAAGTTGACCTTTGCCTCTGGCTCGTCGCTTGAGGACTTGCGAGTGTCAGAGTAGGACGACACGCTGTTGAAACGGACCTTGTAGCTCCTGGAAAGCAAATGTAAGCAGGGAGATTAGAAACGTGACATATAGACGCGAATGAAAAAGATGGAAACTGACATGCAAAAGACTAAACTCACTTTCTATCTTCTGTGTTGGATGTTGGGTGGCGCATCTCCATTAAGGCAGCTCCAAATTTCTACAGTAAGTAAGAAGTGCGTTTAGTAACCTGTGAATCTGTCCTGTGCTCAATAAGTTGTTGATATATAAGGTGTATACCTCTCCATTTTCAGGTGGATCACCGTTGCCAAATGTGCTGGTCACCACTAACACCAGTGTCTCATGCTCCAGGTCCACCACATCATACTCGTCCATGGACATGACCTGCAGATatcagggggaaaaaacagcATTATGCTGAGTGAATCTTAGCCTCCACTGACATGGTGTAGTCTTTATCTCGCTCTTGTTTCCTAGACACACACTCCACACGACAACTGACTTGAGCGTGTAAATTAAGGCTGAACACACAGCCGTTGGCAGAGAAGGAGGTTGTAATGACCACTCTGTCCTCGCCTCTAACGAGATGATAATATGCTGCTGCCACACAACGAGCATTCATGATGCATACCACTCAACATGATGGTGTTTGTCTGCCACGGGTTGCAGTTGcatttcacatacacacacacgcacaaagacacacaaccAAAGGCGTGAAGAGAAAACAGGCTTTAGCCCCACGACAACGAAGATTTGCCCCGGGTGTTTGCATCTGCCCTGCGATCCATCTACACACACCCACTCTCGATggcacacacatccacacacttgCATGCATGAATCTCTTCTTGTATGATTGATCACACAGGGAAAACAGGAAGGGAAAATAAGACATGTCCTAGAGGAAAAGCACACAGTGTATGATTGAGAGCAGCgtgttttcttctgtcttttttttttcttaacagaTTTGCACAGCCAGGGGTGCTTCAGGATCTTGTCTTAAACTACCGCACTGCTCAACGCTTCAGTGGTTAAATCTTGCCTCTGACCCACGGCACTTTACTgcatgagagaagaagaaaatgtgacaaaggACACACTTTCCTCTTCAACCCTCTTGTCGCCTATACTCAGCTGGCATCTGCTCGGCTTTGTCAGCCAGGCAACAAGAAAGGGGTGATATAGGAAGGATGTCTGTGAATTCCTTTTCGCTAGACGTTGATACACTGACACATAAGCTTGTGTTCAACTTTAGGATAAGATGATGCAAGGTAGGAGCAAGCGTACCTTTGCATCGAAGGCGTGCTTGAAGATTTCACACAGAGTTTTGGCGTAATCTTGCGATTTGCCTGTCTCCGTGGCAAACAGTATGGTGGCTTTTACCCTCTTCGCCATGGCTTGGCCCATGAGCTTGGCTGAAAACTTCACAGCCCTGCAAATTGGAAGAGAGGGGCAGGGAGAGTAAGatgcacagaaaaacacaagaaattgAATCAATCAAGGACTAGTGATTTGAGGGCACAGCTCGCAACCTCCAGTTCCCTGCCATGACTGGAAGACTCCCTCATGCCGACACGTCTGTCTGATAAAATATCTGTTATGGAGCCACTTAAACAAGCAATGAAGGGTAGCATGGTTCACTTCAGCAGGCAGCCCACATTATGCCAAGGTAGCGGATGGATGACAATTGTGATTACCTAGCTTGTCATATCCTCGAGGCAATTACATTAATAGCAGAACACGCACGCGTACAAATGCATGCTTACACAAGCAAAACACTGACAAGGCTCTGATTACTCCCTGAGGGGTTGATTGGATGAATTTCACTGCCGAGCACACTAGCTTTATTCCCATTTGTCTAACTTTTGTCAGAAAACTGATTACTTGTTTGGCTTTAGATTATCATACACACACCCTATGTTATCCTTGACATTTAAGGCCATAATTTACCCTTGAATCTGTCAgtgcagagagaagaaaaaaagaaactcattTATCAGAACAAAGCGCTGTGTTTTCACGTAATATATCTGTATGAATGCACACTCACTTGGCAAGCTTCTTGAATCCGATGGCTCTTTTCTTTGTGGGCGTCCCATTGACTCCTTTCCACACATGGGTATTCCAAGGATCAGGCTTTTGCATATGAGAAAAGAAATTAGAGTTCAGAGGTTGTCTTTGTTTAAGGTTTAAATCCACTCCAAGATACTGAGATATTATCTGTGATATTCAGCGCATTACAGGAGTTAATCGGTACAGTATGGAGAAGCTGCGAATCACTGCTTGCTGTACACACTTTCCTGTCTTGTCTATTTCAACCACAAGTATTTTTAATTTCCCTCAATGACATCCTCAACATAACTTGGCATCCAAATAGTTTGTAAACACAAGTGCACGTCTAAAGAAACACAGCATCCCATATACATATACCTGGTACTCAAAGGATGGGGTGAGGCGGTAGTTGAGCATTTCTTGGTGGAAAACCGGAGTGATACTTCCCGACATGGGAGGCACAATCCACACCCAGTCCCCAGGACAGCCTCCTCGCACCCGATACTCATTCTCCATGTGTTTCATGAAGGACTCTGTGGCTGAGTGATGGTCTACTATGGTCACTTTGCACGTCTAAAATAGGGGGCaccaacagaaaaatatgaaggCACTACAAATTGCAAATTACAAATTTCTATCTATGCTTACATTGGTTGTGACTCATGAATGGCAAAAAGAGAGCAGCTAACTGTGGTAGACCCAAACATAAGCATGTGAATTTAGCCATGTTTTgggaaaaaaagtaatatttgtAATATAGTGAGCACACAAATGAACAGAGGAGAAGCAAACTATGCCACAGAAATGATCTCACATGTTTCTATGGAGTGAAACTTGGTCACTTGTTACCACTGTCAATCTGCTGCCATCCTCAGAAGTAACAACCAACTCATttttcaccaccaccaccactacatAGTGTTAAAATCTGTGTTTGCTATTCAAAATGTTTGATATTCAAAATAACTGTTTTTGATGCTGTATTCCTTTACTTGAACAACATGCATAAAGATGCA is drawn from Thunnus albacares chromosome 2, fThuAlb1.1, whole genome shotgun sequence and contains these coding sequences:
- the nos1 gene encoding nitric oxide synthase, brain → MQESEPTVCQLQPNIISVRLFKRKVGGLGFLVKQRVSKPPVIVSDLIRGGAAEECGLVQVGDIVLAVNNKPLVDLSYERALETLKNVSPESHAVLILRGPEGFTTHLETTLSGDGRQRTVRVTRPAFPPSKSYEHCSPLSPFSHGQQQQVNKEPQLRAIENLSSPSITQSLLQRGGMQAQDPLLMRDGGRGALLCNGLEENNELLKEIEPVLRLIKNSKKEINGEGQRNVGRRDAEIQVAWDLGVGNGTAPQLASDNDSTLENMPLELHNADAYKPPAKGRTSPTKSLQNGSPSKCPRFIKIKNWETGTVYSDVLHHSSGKMPICTENVCIGSVMVPNQHARKPDEVRTKEELLPLATDFIDQYYTSIKRYGSKAHVDRLEEVTKEIEASGTYQLKDTELIYGAKHAWRNAARCVGRIQWSKLQVFDARDCTTAHGMYNYICNHIKYATNKGNLRSAITIFPQRTDGKHDFRVWNCQLIRYAGYKQPDGQILGDPANVEFTEICMQLGWKAPKGRFDVLPLLLQANGNDPELFEIPEDLILEVPITHPKYEWFKDLDLKWYGLPAVSSMLLEIGGLEFTGCPFSGWYMGTEIGVRDFCDSSRYNILEEVAIKMSLDTRKTSSLWKDQALVEINIAVLYSFQTCKVTIVDHHSATESFMKHMENEYRVRGGCPGDWVWIVPPMSGSITPVFHQEMLNYRLTPSFEYQPDPWNTHVWKGVNGTPTKKRAIGFKKLAKAVKFSAKLMGQAMAKRVKATILFATETGKSQDYAKTLCEIFKHAFDAKVMSMDEYDVVDLEHETLVLVVTSTFGNGDPPENGEKFGAALMEMRHPTSNTEDRKSYKVRFNSVSSYSDTRKSSSDEPEAKVNFESTGPLANVRFSVFGLGSRAYPHFCAFAHAVDTLFEELGGERILRMGEGDELCGQEESFRTWAKKVFKAACDVFCVGDDVNIEKANDSLISNDRSWKKSKFRLTYTAEAPALTEALYSIHKKRVYGAKMLESQNLQSPKSNRSTIFVRLHTNNHDSLSYQPGDHLGIFPGNHEDLVTALIDKLEDAPPVNQIVKVEFLEERNTALGVISNWTDETRIPPCTIFQIFQYFLDITTPPSPVLLQQFAALATNDKHKKKLEILSKGLQEYEEWKWYNNPTMVEVLEEFPSIQMPSTLLLTQLPLLQPRYYSISSSPELYPGEIHLTVAVVSYRARDGEGPIHHGVCSSWLNRIEKGEMVPCFVRSAPSFQLPKDHHAPCILVGPGTGIAPFRSFWQKRLYDLEHKGIESWPMILVFGCRQSEMDHIYKEETIQAKNKQVFKELYTAYSREPGKPKKYVQDVLREQLSETVYQCLREEGGHIYVCGDVTMAGDVLKTVQQIIKQQGNMSLEDAGFFISKLRDENRYHEDIFGVTLRTYEVTNRLRSESIAYIEESKKDSDEVFCS